From a region of the Salvelinus alpinus chromosome 2, SLU_Salpinus.1, whole genome shotgun sequence genome:
- the LOC139567146 gene encoding mitochondrial import receptor subunit TOM20 homolog: protein MMGGKSSTIAAGVCGALFVGYCIYFDRKRRSDPNFKNRLRERRRNQAAAKQGTGLSKLPDLKDAEAVQKFFLEEIQLGEELLAQGDYENGVEHLTNAIAVCGQPQQLLQVLQQTLPPPVFQMLLTKLPTISQRIVSAQGSLNEDDLE, encoded by the exons ATGATGGGCGGTAAATCGAGCACGATAGCCGCCGGTGTTTGCGGGGCTCTGTTCGTCGGCTACTGCATCTACTTCGACAGGAAAAGACGGAGTGACCCCAACTTCAAGAACAGGCTGCGAGAAC GGAGGAGAAATCAGGCTGCTGCAAAACAAGGGACAGGACTTTCGAAG CTCCCAGACCTGAAGGATGCTGAGGCGGTCCAGAAGTTCTTTCTGGAGGAGATCCAGCTGGGAGAGGAGCTGTTGGCTCAGG GTGACTACGAGAACGGCGTGGAGCACCTGACCAACGCCATCGCCGTGTGCGGCCAGCCCCAGCAGCTTCTCCAGGTGCTGCAGCAGACCCTCCCGCCACCTGTCTTCCAGATGCTACTCACCAAACTGCCCACCATCAGCCAG CGTATTGTGAGCGCACAAGGTAGCTTGAATGAAGACGACTTAGAATGA
- the rbm34 gene encoding RNA-binding protein 34 — protein sequence MKRKFSGESEGPSVDKQPIDYVVGSVSGSLFPKESASSSGSLSALFQAAPVVDTLFFVPAPKPEPRSVEVKEGAVTKVPNNQKQTKKAARDKSAADLNLENRESALQNADEDEQVRKMPKKTKRKAVEMGEGGATEEERQTKNQTTAAQFAEARVKQKRTVFVGNLPASCTKKTLQLVFKDQGAIESIRFRSVVREDPSMSRKVATIQRKVHPKKQTINAYVVFKAEEGAEKALERNGMEIEKNVHIRVDRVSKSTSHDHKRSIFIGNLPFDINELPLRQHFEECGKVEGVRLVRDKTSGMGKGFGYILFQSIDAVQLALKLDGSTLLGRSVRVKRSVKKEKEKKKVVHRGPRGKEPTKGGFKGRPGQGGPQNKSSGRPQGKGPQMKSTGKPFKKNPGEAQKATTGPSSFKGEMADPNSKKAKAKALKKKLKPRKRNQVVHI from the exons ATGAAAAGGAAATTTTCTGGAGAGAG TGAGGGGCCATCTGTGGACAAACAGCCCATTGACTATGTAGTGGGATCAGTATCAGGCAGCTTGTTTCCAAAGGAGTCTGCATCCAGTTCGGGATCGTTATCTGCCTTGTTCCAAGCTGCACCAGTAGTTGACACTCTGTTCTTTGTTCCTGCTCCCAAG CCTGAACCGAGGAGCGTGGAGGTGAAGGAAGGCGCAGTCACAAAAGTCCCGAACAACCAGAAACAAACGAAGAAAGCTGCAAGGGACAAGTCAGCTGCAGACCTAAATCTAGAAAACAG AGAAAGTGCGTTACAAAATGCTGACGAAGATGAACAGGTCCGAAAGATGCCCAAGAAGACTAAAAGGAAagctgttgagatgggagaaggGGGTGCGACcgaggaggagaggcagacaaAAAACCAGACGACTGCAGCCCAATTTGCGGAGGCGAGGGTAAAGCAGAAACGCACGGTGTTTGTTGGCAACCTTCCTGCCAGCTGCACAAAGAAG ACACTACAGCTTGTCTTCAAGGATCAGGGAGCCATTGAAAGCATTCGATTTCGATCAGTG GTAAGAGAGGATCCATCTATGTCACGCAAAGTAGCAACTATTCA GCGTAAGGTTCACCCAAAGAAGCAGACCATCAATGCCTACGTGGTGTTCAAAGCTGAGGAAGGAGCCGAGAAGGCATTGGAAAG GAACGGCATGGAGATTGAGAAAAACGTTCACATCCGGGTGGACAGGGTCTCCAAAAGTACATCG CACGATCACAAGAGGTCAATATTCATTGGCAATCTGCCATTCG ATATAAATGAATTGCCACTGCGACAGCACTTTGAGGAGTGTGGCAAGGTGGAGGGGGTGCGGTTGGTGCGGGACAAGACCTCTGGAATGGGCAAGGGCTTCGGCTACATCTTATTCCAG AGCATCGATGCTGTCCAGCTGGCCTTGAAACTAGACGGCTCCACACTTCTCGGGAGGTCGGTCCGGGTGAAGAGGTCAgtgaagaaggagaaagagaagaagaaagtgGTGCACAGAGGGCCTAGAGGGAAAGAGCCTACCAAAGGGGGATTTAAGGGGAGACCGGGCCAGGGCGGTCCCCAAAACAAATCTTCCGGGAGGCCACAGGGGAAGGGGCCTCAAATGAAATCGACGGGGAAGCCATTCAAGAAAAATCCAGGCGAGGCACAGAAAGCCACCACAGGCCCCTCTTCCTTCAAAGGTGAGATGGCAGACCCAAACAGCAAAAAAGCAAAGGCGAAAGCACTGAAGAAGAAACTCAAACCGAGGAAAAGGAATCAGGTTGTACACATTTGA